GAACAATACCCAGATTGCTATCGCCAACGAATCGCGGATAGTCCGGCGCACCTGGTACGCGATCTGCGCCTTCAAAATTACCCCGATCTGTTCCAATTTTAAACGCGCTGATCTGCGTTTCAACCCAGACATCATCAGCACCAAGCGCGCTTGTATCAAGCGGGTGCTCTTCAATGCGAAGGTCCCGCGGACCGTGGAGTATGGCTTTTTTCATGGATTTTGATCGCTTTCAGTAAAAGATAAACAGCTATTCGTAAGGCATCTAAGCCATTATATCGCCTCTTGAAGAAGTGCCAATCCCACCTCATCAACCTCCACGCGCACAACCTGAAGACCTTCCTCGCGCAGTTTTGGCAACACCGATTCCAGTGCGGCCTCGAACGATTTAGCTTCTACGGTACAATTCGCAATCGGTGTTCCAGATTGTATAACGAGCGTAAAATCCAGGACACTTTCTGGCGCTGCACCATTCTCACCAAAATACCCATAGAGCCGATCAGTCTTATCCAGATCAGGCTCAGTCGCAAGCGTAAGCATAAATTCATAGACTCGCATTGTCTTCATCACTTCGGTGCATCTCCATACACATTAAATCCCATCCGATCCTCACCGCGCACCAGATGAAGGTGATACCTTTTGTAACAGCGCACAATCGGAATGGTAATGCGTATGGCCAATCCCAGGCGTCGGCGATCAGACGTATTGGCTGCTGAGTAGTGGAGCATGCGCTCGGTGAATAGGAAAAATTGTCCGGCTTTCATTTTCATCTTCACAACGCGATCCGGGTCAACACCGATGTGATCGGGGTCGCCCTGTTCGCGAAAAGCCTGTTCAGGCGTTGCTTTAATGTGCGGAATCATTTTTCGGTGCGACCCCGGCATAAGCTGAACACAACTGTTGCTGACATCTGTATCGTCAATGGCTAACCAGGCAGAAACATTGATACCCGGTTCTATTTCGGTGGACCAGAAATTCATATCCTGAT
Above is a genomic segment from Gemmatimonadota bacterium containing:
- a CDS encoding phytanoyl-CoA dioxygenase family protein, producing the protein MSYRLTPEDVRFFHDEGYLGPYTMHSPEEMDRIRPVVEREIFEAEGPFHVNRQKARHLDNRTIYDLCTHPTIMDRIEGILGPDIVLWQSNFFNKPPGAKEIPWHQDMNFWSTEIEPGINVSAWLAIDDTDVSNSCVQLMPGSHRKMIPHIKATPEQAFREQGDPDHIGVDPDRVVKMKMKAGQFFLFTERMLHYSAANTSDRRRLGLAIRITIPIVRCYKRYHLHLVRGEDRMGFNVYGDAPK